One genomic segment of Corynebacterium durum includes these proteins:
- a CDS encoding type 1 glutamine amidotransferase has protein sequence MSELTIGLILPDVLGTYGDNGNALVLRGRARKRGIDTEVVTIKLGEPVPTNLDLYCVGGGEDTAQILAAKHLTEHRGLIEAANLGRPIFAICAGLQVLGESFRADGRIVDGVGLIDATTSSLGKRTIGELISTPAGIPELTDTLTGFENHMGATILGPDAAPLGRVIRGVGNCDAHGATADGSAEADGQVGAEGVVQGSIIATYMHGPALARNPQLADLLLARAMGVELSSLEPLDIPEVEQLRKERLR, from the coding sequence ATGAGCGAACTAACCATCGGACTCATCCTCCCCGACGTCCTAGGCACCTACGGCGACAACGGCAACGCCCTTGTTCTGCGGGGACGCGCCCGCAAGCGCGGCATTGACACGGAGGTCGTGACCATCAAACTTGGCGAACCCGTGCCCACCAACCTGGACCTCTACTGCGTCGGCGGTGGCGAAGACACCGCACAAATCCTCGCAGCAAAACACCTCACCGAACACCGGGGACTCATCGAAGCCGCCAACCTCGGGCGACCCATCTTCGCCATATGCGCCGGACTGCAAGTCCTTGGCGAATCCTTCCGCGCCGACGGGCGCATCGTCGACGGCGTTGGACTCATCGACGCCACCACCAGCTCCCTTGGGAAACGCACCATCGGCGAACTCATCTCCACCCCAGCCGGAATCCCGGAACTCACCGACACACTCACCGGCTTTGAAAACCACATGGGTGCCACCATCCTTGGTCCCGACGCCGCCCCACTCGGGCGCGTGATCCGGGGTGTAGGAAACTGCGATGCCCACGGCGCAACCGCTGACGGTTCCGCTGAAGCTGACGGGCAAGTAGGCGCCGAAGGCGTAGTACAAGGCAGCATCATAGCCACCTACATGCACGGACCAGCGCTCGCCCGCAACCCTCAGCTTGCCGACCTGCTGCTTGCTCGTGCGATGGGTGTTGAACTGTCCTCCCTGGAGCCGCTGGATATTCCCGAGGTTGAGCAGCTAAGGAAGGAGAGATTGAGGTAG
- a CDS encoding MurT ligase domain-containing protein, producing MSLNLPAPLQRLRTTVATTAATLATKASQMTGRGAGGMIGGLIAGAIDPNIMANLGGGRPVALITGTNGKSTTTRMLAAALRTQYAVATNEGGDNMDAGIISALMAGRGASHVVLECDELHVPAVADRLNPSCLVLLNLTRDQLDRVGEINTIERRLRACVEAHPEMTVIANCDDVLVTSVAYDAPNVIWVSAGAGWVGDSVSCPRTGGHIVRDGDDWHALTPLADGRTFRRPTPTWSISESGIAVPSEVSAEVVPLSLTLPGNANRGNATEALAAAIEVFRIPLDGAVQAVQAVSNVAGRYSTITFEQWEVHMLLAKNPAGWQEALSMVDRTADGIVISVNGQVADGEDLSWLWDVSFEAFENTHIVAAGERGTDLAVRLIYADVPHTHVPSTVAAIRSCPPGHVEVLANYTAFRDLKKALEKITEVRK from the coding sequence ATGAGCTTGAACCTTCCTGCGCCTCTGCAGCGGCTGCGCACTACCGTAGCCACCACAGCGGCGACATTGGCCACCAAGGCGTCGCAAATGACTGGTCGGGGGGCCGGTGGCATGATCGGCGGCCTCATCGCGGGGGCCATTGACCCGAACATCATGGCCAACCTCGGTGGCGGACGCCCCGTGGCCCTGATCACCGGCACCAACGGAAAATCCACCACCACACGCATGCTGGCCGCAGCGCTGCGCACACAGTACGCCGTGGCCACCAACGAAGGTGGCGACAACATGGACGCCGGCATCATTTCCGCACTCATGGCGGGTCGCGGGGCGTCGCATGTGGTGCTGGAATGCGACGAACTGCACGTCCCCGCAGTTGCCGACCGCCTGAACCCTTCCTGCCTGGTGCTGTTGAACCTCACCCGCGACCAGCTTGACCGCGTGGGTGAAATTAACACCATCGAGCGGCGTCTGCGGGCCTGCGTGGAAGCACACCCAGAAATGACCGTGATCGCCAACTGCGACGACGTCCTGGTCACCTCCGTTGCCTACGACGCACCCAACGTCATCTGGGTCTCCGCAGGTGCAGGCTGGGTTGGCGACTCCGTCAGCTGCCCCCGCACCGGCGGGCACATCGTCCGCGACGGCGACGACTGGCACGCCCTCACCCCGCTTGCCGACGGCCGCACATTCCGCCGCCCCACACCCACCTGGAGCATCAGCGAATCAGGCATTGCAGTACCTTCTGAGGTTTCGGCGGAGGTTGTGCCTTTGTCGTTGACCCTGCCCGGCAACGCTAACCGTGGCAACGCCACAGAAGCCCTCGCCGCTGCCATTGAAGTGTTTAGGATCCCCCTTGATGGTGCAGTGCAGGCAGTCCAAGCCGTCTCCAACGTAGCCGGACGCTACTCCACCATTACTTTCGAACAATGGGAAGTGCACATGCTCCTAGCCAAGAACCCCGCAGGGTGGCAAGAAGCACTCTCCATGGTGGACCGCACCGCCGACGGCATCGTGATCAGCGTCAACGGGCAAGTCGCCGACGGTGAAGACCTCTCCTGGCTCTGGGACGTCTCCTTCGAAGCATTCGAAAACACCCACATTGTCGCAGCCGGAGAACGTGGTACCGACCTCGCCGTCCGACTCATCTACGCCGATGTGCCCCACACGCACGTACCCAGCACCGTGGCGGCCATCCGCAGTTGCCCACCCGGACACGTCGAAGTACTCGCCAATTACACCGCATTCCGCGACCTGAAAAAAGCCCTGGAGAAAATAACAGAGGTGCGCAAATGA
- a CDS encoding BRCT domain-containing protein, protein MSPTQKPTFSHANPTTPPKAEREAGRDTRRDAGRDAGRRAEREEQRRAELAAAPYVAATVLSTGIHPATSRMVGLHMATYSPDGDVVDTYFCVFNPGDNPGPRHLHSLTPEDIEQGVGFETQLRQICAFIDGRTLIVHNSTRDWGFIVAESRRAVRVLNSKGPRSRGQRRGQRGRRRRIGHIPRPEMVVDTLESARRRQANLPDTRLRAVARALGMRAPSPKASVARAAIPAEQLARENTLLLGRMFFNRLRDSDVVQASPNDLRGDRFGLQRSRLRLDAATATRRYTNPGMHQPGKELVQGMEVVITPDITVDPDEIIAAAMDAGLAYSEQLTRETSLVVCNQEGELRGKAMHARRKGIPLVSDTEFMQLTQNVRAGTAE, encoded by the coding sequence GTGAGCCCCACGCAGAAACCAACATTTAGCCACGCCAACCCCACCACACCGCCCAAGGCCGAACGCGAGGCAGGACGTGATACCAGGCGTGACGCTGGGCGCGATGCTGGACGCAGGGCGGAACGCGAGGAACAGCGCCGCGCTGAACTCGCCGCCGCCCCCTATGTCGCCGCAACGGTACTGTCCACCGGCATTCACCCCGCTACTTCCCGCATGGTGGGCCTGCACATGGCTACCTACTCCCCCGACGGCGACGTTGTGGACACCTACTTCTGCGTGTTCAACCCCGGCGACAACCCCGGTCCCCGGCACCTACACTCCCTCACGCCGGAAGACATTGAGCAGGGCGTGGGTTTTGAAACGCAACTGCGCCAGATCTGCGCGTTTATCGACGGCCGCACCCTCATCGTGCACAACTCCACCCGCGACTGGGGTTTCATCGTCGCGGAATCCAGGCGCGCCGTGCGCGTCCTCAACTCTAAAGGCCCACGCAGCCGGGGACAACGGCGCGGCCAGCGGGGACGGCGACGCCGCATAGGGCACATCCCCCGACCTGAGATGGTGGTGGACACCTTGGAGAGTGCGCGGCGTCGTCAGGCAAACCTGCCGGACACACGCCTACGGGCCGTGGCACGGGCACTCGGCATGCGCGCCCCCTCCCCCAAGGCATCCGTGGCGCGCGCGGCCATCCCGGCCGAGCAGCTGGCGCGGGAAAACACGCTGCTGCTCGGACGCATGTTTTTCAACCGCCTGAGAGACAGTGACGTGGTTCAGGCAAGCCCGAATGACCTGCGTGGGGATCGTTTTGGCCTGCAGCGCAGTCGCCTGCGTCTCGACGCTGCGACCGCCACCCGCCGCTACACCAATCCCGGCATGCACCAACCCGGAAAGGAACTGGTGCAGGGGATGGAGGTGGTGATCACCCCCGACATCACCGTTGACCCCGACGAGATAATCGCGGCGGCGATGGATGCAGGACTCGCCTACTCTGAACAGCTCACCCGGGAAACCAGCCTGGTGGTGTGCAACCAGGAGGGGGAACTACGCGGAAAGGCCATGCACGCGCGCCGCAAAGGCATTCCTTTGGTGTCCGATACTGAATTTATGCAGCTCACCCAAAATGTTCGTGCAGGTACCGCCGAATAA
- a CDS encoding MptD family putative ECF transporter S component, which yields MTQPTMQSTMQPEMRKTSAQSITNPRYLVYAGVFTALYFVITFGSGMLGIISPLMIIVGALIGVVCNGVVVMLYIAKTPYFGALTITGTIVGFLMMATGHTWYVSILGLAMGFLADLIANSGHYRRRITNCLAYAVLNLWSIAPIAPIFYNSDAYFAHVRDSMSAEYAEAMQQLLTPTVLICWMVLTFIISFVAANIGMTMLKKHFQRAGVV from the coding sequence ATGACACAACCAACAATGCAATCCACAATGCAACCAGAAATGCGCAAAACCTCAGCTCAGAGCATCACTAATCCGCGGTATCTTGTATACGCGGGCGTTTTCACCGCTCTGTACTTTGTCATCACCTTCGGCAGTGGGATGCTGGGAATTATCTCTCCCCTCATGATCATTGTCGGCGCCTTGATCGGAGTGGTCTGCAACGGTGTCGTCGTGATGCTCTACATCGCCAAAACTCCCTACTTTGGCGCGCTCACCATCACAGGTACCATTGTCGGTTTCCTCATGATGGCCACCGGACACACCTGGTACGTCAGCATCCTCGGCCTGGCAATGGGCTTCCTCGCCGACCTCATCGCCAACAGTGGACACTACCGAAGGCGCATCACCAACTGCCTCGCCTATGCCGTACTAAACCTGTGGAGCATCGCGCCCATCGCGCCCATCTTCTACAACTCAGATGCCTACTTCGCCCACGTCCGGGACTCTATGAGTGCCGAGTACGCCGAGGCCATGCAGCAACTACTCACCCCCACCGTGTTGATATGTTGGATGGTCCTTACCTTCATCATCTCCTTTGTTGCCGCCAATATCGGCATGACCATGCTGAAAAAACACTTCCAGCGAGCAGGCGTCGTTTAA
- a CDS encoding energy-coupling factor transporter transmembrane component T yields MNHVPSRVPAHRLTGRSGLDPRTKLLTITVCNMLAMGAFPSKVLWIIVALATMLLLIDASLRAVATYATGIAIAAVLYTAPLLPHNSVTGWIIATSALVGYWLARIGTCIALAYWMITSTTVSELITAFRQLHAPRAFIIPLAVVFRFIPVAFQEFRGVLEALALRGFSGSALWLHPVHTAEKLIVPVLSASARIADDLAAAALIRGLGAPGTPTSVVRLRFSLVDALTIAVVAAITVYAFWGGALL; encoded by the coding sequence ATGAACCACGTCCCATCTCGCGTTCCAGCGCACAGACTCACAGGTAGAAGCGGCCTAGACCCCCGCACCAAACTGCTCACCATTACCGTGTGCAACATGCTGGCGATGGGTGCCTTTCCCAGCAAGGTTCTGTGGATCATCGTGGCCTTAGCAACCATGTTGCTGCTTATCGACGCCTCCCTCCGAGCCGTCGCCACCTACGCCACCGGAATTGCCATCGCCGCAGTGCTGTACACCGCGCCCCTGCTGCCGCATAATTCGGTCACCGGCTGGATCATCGCCACTAGCGCGTTGGTGGGGTATTGGCTGGCGCGCATCGGCACCTGCATCGCACTGGCCTATTGGATGATCACCAGCACCACCGTCAGCGAACTCATCACCGCGTTCCGGCAGCTCCACGCCCCACGCGCCTTCATCATTCCCCTCGCCGTGGTGTTCCGCTTCATCCCCGTCGCCTTCCAGGAATTCCGTGGTGTCCTTGAGGCCCTGGCCCTGCGCGGATTCAGCGGCTCGGCGCTGTGGTTGCATCCCGTCCACACCGCCGAAAAACTCATCGTTCCCGTGCTGTCCGCCTCCGCCCGCATTGCCGACGACCTCGCCGCCGCCGCGCTCATCCGCGGACTCGGCGCGCCGGGCACCCCCACCTCCGTTGTTCGCCTGCGGTTCTCGCTTGTCGACGCCCTGACTATCGCCGTTGTCGCGGCCATCACCGTGTACGCGTTCTGGGGAGGTGCATTGTTGTGA